The stretch of DNA TAATTTCTAACACTTTCTATATCTAACTAATCGGTCTTCTAGGGCGGTTTTCAATTAACCGAGAGTTAGTGGCTTCTCTTTTTccaaaatggaatcggaatacgatattcgacttccgctgtttaagcccttccatgcaatacccatatcgtaggggttttatatgattgctggtcatttatagtatcattaaaccggaaatcaaaacaagatgaTGTTCGTTATTCGCTCGTCTGTTAAtgtcacccattgcccatataATTGGGGTGTATACCATTTCTGGTCAATCGGGAGTAGATCCATAACATATAGCTAGAGTTATACCATACcttccattgccgaagtcgccaaaaacaagaattttgtatgatAAATGGCTACccttaccattaatcgattcaaCCCTCAAttagttgacgttgaattttatgctttgattttcactaacacgcaatgatattcaatttcgacgttacgaatatcatggcgaaaattaatatgcaaatgaaaaatgaatgtcatggcaagctgatgttgatgttcattacactggtgttcattgatagtgttgttccataattatcgactctcgcttgagcagtaggttgtcaatgcaaggcaggctgaaattcgccCTATTTGAAtgccgtgaacgtgaatatttccgGCACTggtacaaatcacaagggaatcttctagcaacagcagatgacctcattcgtgaggaaaaccggaAAAAAATACCGGTTTTCGGGAGCATATGGAAAgccccatttgatatctatcgtTAGGTGACACGGTTTTTCtatgcggattttccaattaacgcgtttttttgtagattttcgaattaatgcggttttttttaatgcggatttttaaaaaaaaacgcagttttttacgaggtacgtaggccccgcgtaaaaaaaacttgggtgtaaaaaaaattatacatttcattatttgaccaaaattttgtaggtattatagtgtttcagttattaaaaaaaataataaaaaataataaattttggctttttccaaaaactatacttttttgaataattcaagtatgcaaagttacttaaatgaccaatatcttTGCACCCACAATGCTGCGCTGCTGtttgagatggtgctgctaaCTCCTAAGCCGAGgttgcatgaaattcgtcaaatatcttttcagtagaatattttggtagtcctgaaATGTGCCGATGGTTTGTTTGGATTTCTAGAAATATTTGAATATGATTCATTCGTACCTTCCCGAGAACAATACACAGGATTGGCATATGTTGCAATTTATCTCTTATATCAGTGCTCAGGTTGCACGTTGCGCGATGAACAAGCACGAACGCTATCGTAGCATCTTTTTTGCAGTTGACACACACTTGGTCATAGGCGGTTCAATATTGGTTCactcagcaccattattccacatttcttaaccacTTGAATCTATCTTTGGCAACCCATAAAACCGAAATGGTTTTACTCTTGGATTTGTATCGAACGAAATGCGTGTGTGACATCAACATGCTCGTTAACACGTTGACGCCACGTCATTCACCGGTAACACTGAATTTTCGCTCAGGCCGcatcagtcaccggtgactgacagtcaagtatggaaaaattcattcactcatttctccacacctgattataaatcacacttgtatctgcttggaataatcatggcgaagagAATGCAGCAAACAATTGTGATATTgcacgatgatttttttttcactatccGACCATCTACAATCGGAACTGAGAGTGAAcgtaacaaaacaaagaatggaaaacaacattcgatGCATGAAtgctcctttggaaggatcgctcgaaacaaaataacgattgATTCAAAATAGGCTCAATCTGCGTtcatgtattattttattttcccttctacTCTCTTCCTTGTTATCATTCAAGCCTTGTATCTCCATCAGCATtatatatcagccattccatgccaaaacgatatagcggttttcagattttcgtggaagtttggttctttatcacaaaatatcagactcgtatttttttaattttttcataagggTGTCCATTTcaatttagggtggtccgagaaatcaaatttttccccttttttagaaaaatgactttttttaaaaattcatatcttttgaactactaagtCGATtcggatgattgacatatcaaattaaagccagctagtcggtcttttttgaaaaatatgctACAGctgcaaaaattatgaattgtaTCTTCGTatgattattgattatatttggttttatagttttcatggtctcgggatcaagggcgctgtatttttttatattttttcttaaaagctgaggaaatttcacataatatattcaaaaatcagagatgtgttcttttacgtttttgaattatgatttctcAAAGCTAATCGATagtaaaataaatcagtttcctccttttttccaaaaatgacgttttcaaaaaatcataacttttgaactactgaaccgattcagataatcgacatattaaattaaattcaatgagctagttctctttgaaaaaatatcacgtttgtagaaaaatgaaattctatTCACACAGAGGAATATCGAACGAGGACTAAAAACttgttaatttaaaaaaactccaaaacgaaaaagaatatatctctgatttttggatgttttgtaaatatattaaaaaatatagcgcccttggtcccgaaaccatgtaaactataaaaaaacaggttcaatcaataatcacgaacacaaatccatttttttgcaagtgtcatTGCAGCACCCCTTTACAAATAGATTTAATGAGATAATCTAACCAGAATATAGGGAAGAATCCAATAAGGATTCTCAAATAAGAATGTCAGAATCTGAAACGTCTAAAACTGAGACGTGCATTTTAtcaaatattttacataaaataataactagGAATTTCCTATGGAATGCAGTATATAATATTCCTATATTACGTACTGTTTTCTTCAACGTATTTCAATAGACAACGGAAATTGtctcaaaagaaataaaatagaaTGGAAATTGACTAATAACGGAACAAATAGATCACTGTATATGATTTCAATCGTTTATTTTATCTGAGCATCAATTCAGGTAATACATTATAAATATATAGTAATGTTTTAGGTAACTAAGCTAAAGATTTATATTAGCTTGCAATCCGATGTCATTGCTCAACATTTCAGCAACTTTAGGAAGTAGATCTGAGTTGAGTTTCAACACAAGCAAATTTTCCACTGAATTTTCACTTAATCGCGTTCGATGGTCTGTGAGGATTAGTTTTAGGCCACTAAAAGCCCTCTCAACAGATACCTGAGTAGAAGGGGCTGCTAAAACTACCATCGCTAAACGGTACAGTATCGGTGAAGTTATTTTCTGCGATTCCCAATACTTAAGTAAATCGAATTGAGCATTTGGATCAGCATGTATTGTGGACTGAATTATTGGTACTTTCTCCCGTATTTCCAGTTCTTTGATTTGAGAAAGTACTGATTCGTCGATAGAGTGTGATAGTCCCATCGGAATATTCTCTTCTTCAAAAAATGacgagatatatatatatatatatatatccaaaTCGTCCTGCGGCTCACTAGCTGAagtctgctctgttcttatacCTTCGATGTCATTGAGTCGATGATGCAAGTTGAGGAGAAATGTCTGTGAAATTAGGAAGCTAATACATTTTAACTTTTTTCTTATCAAATAATCGTTATTCATCAAATGACGAAAACAATTCTTACCTGAACTTTCGCTTTGTCCTCCGTAGATATACGCCTTGCACCCAAAAAATTATATCTAGGGTCTAAGTACATGCATGCTTTGAACTGCAATGTACTAACCAGTTTTTGAGCTCGTGTTTTGAAAGTCTCTAACAATTGTACGGCGATCTCGTTGGCTTTTAATTTATCCAGGTTTGCTTGGCACTGTAGCCAATACGTGTAAAATTCAGACAATGCACAATGTACTTTTTGCAGTTTAAGCGTAAGTATGAAAGCAGGTTCAAAGGCTTCACAAAACTTCTCGATGAATGGCCAGTGTTGagtaagatctacaaaatgaaaatggtatacaaaatgaaaatatttggaaataatACGATTTCACCTGTTTCGGGAAAACTTGTattcaacaaattgaaaaattgccgTTGTTTAAGTAGGGATGCCACCATTAGATACTTTCCATTCCATCTTGTATCATTGGCGATAGGAGGTAGATGAGCATCGTGAGTTTTGAAACATTTATGATATTTACGGTTTCGCAGCTTTACAACTATGCCTTGGATCTTCGCGATACGTTCTTTGTATGGACGTATGACATCCCACACAGCCAATTGAGCCGTGTGCGCCGCACATCGCGTACTATCAAGTATTCCCTCGAATTCATAGTCGTCGTTTTCTTCGCCTGGTGCAACAAATCGTGTCTCTTCTcggtttttgtcaaaaaaatcgTTTGCAGGTAATGCACTATTGGATGGAGTACAAAACTGATACTTAGATACAGCTTcgttgtcgtcgtcgtcatccGTGTCATTACAAGTATCATCAGCATGCTCGAAAATGCCACAAGCTTCTTCATTAGCAAGGAGCAAATTAATTGGTGGGCAGTTATTTAAATTAGGTTTCTCTAACATTTTCTTCAACAATCCAACTGTCGCCACCATATTGCTACCATTATCGTGGGCGACAGAataaatttggttcaatttaacACCATATTGGTTGAGCACATACTCTAATGTTTCTGTTAGATTTTCCTTCGTCTGTCGACAATGCATTTCCTTTAGggctgaaaaaaattaattgcagagaaaaataagttgaaattgttgagaaaaaatgctttcaaaatttgatgaagTGTCTACAGACGGTTTAAACTCACCAAGATTTCGAAATAACATTTCGCCATTGTGATAGTACTGCGCATTAATACCAAATATTTGGCGATTTTTACGTAAAGCGCTGTCAATTTTGAGGCTTATTAATTTTGTTTCCATTTCTTTCTTAACAAAAATACGCATCAGAATAGCAGCTTTATCAACCAAGTCTAAGATTGTCTTCCTGTTAATGTGAAGACCTGCAGCTACGTACTGTGACTCAAGAAGAGTTTTGTATgaacctttttcaaaaaaattatatgacatATGACTTTCAGTTAACAGTTGCATGGTTCCCAATATCAGTTTGCCTTTGTCTGTTTCCACTAATAGTTTTTTAGGTTTCTTGTTGACTGTCGATGAATCAGAATCAACAGCTTCAAACGATAGCAACCCCAACCTATCATAAACACTTGgatgtttgtttttaatatgCCGCTTGAAGTTCCCATAATTCAACACTTTTTGCTCATAAATGCATTTGTTATCGGCAATGCAAATGAATCTACCTTCCCGCACACCAATAACTTGGGTTAATActgtcttttgcgttggcttagatcgtttcatactataaacaaaaacatttcATTACAATAGtgaacaggaaacaactcgatttcaattaCCTGCctgtattttactgccgcgatcgatgctccgatgattgctatttgagtgaaaaataaacgattttgcATGTACGATAATTGAATGTAAACTGTATCACAGAGACActggctggctcaagcaaaagtttccaatctgattctctcaccatctaacgtcactccgagaggcaaatgagagaatgcaaaattccctgagaatagatgagcggaatcgagacagtatttttccgttgaaTTCGTGAATGagctttgcgaagatgataggttattattttctgtctcaaatcaagtgaggcataaacggagaatagaagggtgagttttatctgtgagtgagtgttgttgaacgaatttcgatgcgatttcgcCCATACCtgctgacagtataacatatgattaAAAAGGTAAATAATATAAGCATATTAGCTCATAAAcattccctttcgaacagaAATACCTTTCACTACGATAAGGAACGATGGTCCTAATATGTTTATAAATGTCCATCcaatcgctataaaaccgtgtcactcaacgtgttaactggTCACTGAGACTGTGTATAAGTTGATAGCGAGTTGAATAATagaagctttaaacttttcagttcgttCGACTCTCTGTGTATTAGAAATTGCGAATGGAtcatttatattcaaaaatttatgaacgggtgaatattaaattaaaatattttctctctCCACAATGTCCGTTGAACGAAcacatttgtatttgtattttgagCGAGCAATTCACGCACGTAGCGTAGGGAAAGAGATGTTCAGAATGCGGGAGAACAATTTAATGTCTAAGGTGTCAAAATATATAAACAGTTACTATATCGTCTAACATTTTTGGATTTAAATGTATAGTGATCACTGAGATACATATTTTAATTAATATGTTGCTTACATCATATTCCAATTCCTATTACAAATATAGCCGAATACTATGTTCTTCCATCAAGCAGAGTGGCGCAGTGGAAGCGTGCTGGGCCCATAACCCAGAGGTCCGTAGATCGAAACTACGCTCTGCTAGCGCACTTTTTACCTAAAACATAATCTTATAAAAATCATACCCTGTAAAAAAGAACTCCCCGACGGGGAATTGAACCCCGGTCTCCCGCGTGACAGGCGGGGATACTGACCACTATACTATCGAGGATTGTACGCCGAAAGTTATGAAAAAACCGTGAAAAATTGCAACAGAAAACACCACCCCGATAGTCCCGTTCCTTCGAAGCGCTGAGAGAAAACAATGCGGAAAAACACCAACCAGATGAGTTATTAAACTTTCTCTGATGAATAATTTAGCACTTGAGAAGTGTGAAAAGTTAGAAGTTATTATCTCGCGTTGTCTCTCGTTCAACAGAAGGAGACGATGGACCGTTTGCTGTATGCCATCGGACACTGGAGCCAATAGAACTGCAGCAGCACTTTTCCCACATATTTTCGTTTCCACTTTCCGGACCGGTGGAACAATAAGGGAGCTCCCGTCCGGTGCTGTTCGTGTGGTACATTTTCCGGACCACACCGCCCACTCCACCCACGACAATAGGTAAGCCCATGCGAAAATCTGCGTCT from Toxorhynchites rutilus septentrionalis strain SRP chromosome 3, ASM2978413v1, whole genome shotgun sequence encodes:
- the LOC129773211 gene encoding uncharacterized protein LOC129773211, translating into MGASNVVMDVGSKVEHSLAACVRGAYDTAHDTVPSGLRERALKEMHCRQTKENLTETLEYVLNQYGVKLNQIYSVAHDNGSNMVATVGLLKKMLEKPNLNNCPPINLLLANEEACGIFEHADDTCNDTDDDDDNEAVSKYQFCTPSNSALPANDFFDKNREETRFVAPGEENDDYEFEGILDSTRCAAHTAQLAVWDVIRPYKERIAKIQGIVVKLRNRKYHKCFKTHDAHLPPIANDTRWNGKYLMVASLLKQRQFFNLLNTSFPETDLTQHWPFIEKFCEAFEPAFILTLKLQKVHCALSEFYTYWLQCQANLDKLKANEIAVQLLETFKTRAQKLVSTLQFKACMYLDPRYNFLGARRISTEDKAKVQLEGSEGEYANIWRWQIDFQPGDSGV